The Bacteroidales bacterium genome window below encodes:
- the mqnB gene encoding futalosine hydrolase, with product MKILIVSATQEEIKPLANTLKVLLKNDFRTYQTELAGHQLTLLITGVGMVSTAYRLGQINLSDFDLAINAGIAGSFNESLAIGEMVNVYQDCFAELGADYGDKFISLNRLNFSGEYSEPFFSEDGFIKNQTAIKNPEIEKIKKVSAITVNTLSSESSRIEKMLKNFSPDIESMEGAAFFYACLAQNISCFQLRTISNYIEPRNLNNWNIPFAIALLNKKLPEIIKAF from the coding sequence ATGAAAATCCTCATTGTTTCGGCAACACAGGAAGAAATAAAACCGCTGGCAAACACGCTGAAAGTGTTGCTGAAAAACGATTTCCGCACATACCAAACTGAATTAGCCGGGCATCAGCTTACATTACTCATTACAGGAGTAGGAATGGTTTCAACGGCTTACCGTTTGGGACAAATAAATTTATCGGATTTTGATTTGGCAATAAATGCAGGCATTGCGGGAAGTTTTAACGAATCGCTTGCCATTGGGGAAATGGTAAATGTTTATCAGGATTGTTTTGCAGAATTAGGTGCAGATTATGGCGATAAATTTATTTCATTAAACCGTTTGAATTTTTCCGGAGAATACTCCGAGCCGTTTTTTAGTGAGGACGGATTTATCAAGAATCAAACAGCAATAAAAAATCCCGAAATTGAAAAAATAAAAAAGGTCAGTGCAATAACAGTAAATACATTAAGCAGCGAATCATCCCGCATTGAAAAAATGCTGAAAAATTTCTCTCCCGATATAGAGAGCATGGAAGGCGCAGCCTTTTTTTATGCCTGTCTGGCCCAAAATATTTCTTGTTTTCAATTAAGGACTATTTCAAACTACATCGAACCGCGAAACCTTAACAACTGGAACATTCCCTTTGCCATTGCCCTGCTTAACAAAAAGTTGCCTGAAATAATCAAAGCTTTCTGA
- a CDS encoding 1,4-dihydroxy-6-naphthoate synthase, which produces MSYIIKLGFSPCPNDTFIFDALINKKIDTEGIDFICDAEDIEQLNLRAMDEDLDMTKVSFHTFLHIADKYQLLDAGSSLSTNCGPLLIAKNKFSEPEIDNLSIAIPGKYTTAALLLNYVYPNAKNHHEIIFSKIEKMILKDIVNAGVIIHETRFTYQDKGLIKICDLGCCWEQKTGFPIPLGGIVIRRDMPEELKSKLNRILKNSVEFAFQNPDSSKEFIKEHSVEIEDEIIKKHIELYVNHYTKSLYGKGEEAVKYLFEYGFSQRIINRIPDNIFYLK; this is translated from the coding sequence ATGTCCTACATAATAAAACTCGGATTTTCGCCTTGCCCTAACGACACCTTTATTTTTGATGCGCTTATTAATAAAAAAATTGATACGGAAGGTATTGATTTTATCTGTGATGCCGAAGATATTGAACAGCTTAATCTTCGGGCCATGGATGAAGATTTGGATATGACCAAAGTTAGTTTTCATACCTTTCTTCATATTGCCGACAAATATCAGCTGCTCGATGCAGGAAGTTCTCTGAGTACTAATTGCGGGCCATTACTAATAGCAAAAAATAAGTTCTCAGAACCCGAAATTGATAATTTGTCCATAGCTATCCCTGGTAAATATACAACAGCAGCTCTTTTACTAAATTATGTTTATCCTAACGCCAAAAACCACCATGAGATTATTTTCAGTAAAATTGAAAAAATGATATTGAAAGACATCGTTAATGCCGGTGTTATCATTCACGAAACAAGATTTACATATCAGGATAAGGGGCTGATAAAAATTTGTGACCTTGGTTGTTGCTGGGAACAGAAAACAGGCTTTCCAATTCCACTTGGTGGTATTGTTATCCGAAGAGATATGCCCGAAGAACTTAAATCGAAGCTGAACAGAATACTAAAAAACAGTGTGGAATTTGCTTTTCAAAACCCGGATTCTTCAAAAGAATTTATAAAAGAACATTCTGTTGAAATAGAAGACGAGATAATAAAAAAACACATTGAATTGTATGTGAACCATTATACAAAAAGCCTTTATGGTAAAGGAGAAGAAGCAGTCAAATATCTGTTTGAATACGGGTTTTCCCAACGCATCATCAACAGGATTCCGGATAATATTTTTTATCTTAAATAA
- the pdxA gene encoding 4-hydroxythreonine-4-phosphate dehydrogenase PdxA gives MANPKENEKERKVVVGITHGDFNGINYEILIKTLMEPYLLEICTPVIYGSSKIASYYRKTLNFTDFNFNLVKKAEFAGSKRQNIVNVTEQEVKIETGTSSPIAGQLALTALNMAVDDIKHNHINVLVTAPINKKNIQSPGFNFKGHTEYLAEKFNCSDYLMMMVARNLRVGFVTGHVAINEISSVLDENLILRKLIVMNNSLIKDFGINKPKIALLGLNPHSGDDGVIGKEEEQIIIPAIKKAQAENILCFGPYPSDSFFGTFKYRQFDGVLSMYHDQGMIAFKIIGFEEGVNFTAGLPIIRTSPAHGTAYEIAGKNIASPESLRNAIYLACDIYKHRLHFEKINENLLKIGAYKQNEEEQGKDN, from the coding sequence ATGGCAAATCCTAAAGAAAACGAGAAGGAAAGAAAAGTAGTTGTTGGCATTACCCATGGAGATTTTAACGGCATAAACTATGAAATACTTATAAAAACACTTATGGAGCCTTACCTGTTAGAGATATGTACTCCGGTTATTTATGGGTCTTCCAAAATAGCTTCATATTACCGAAAGACATTAAATTTTACCGATTTTAATTTTAACCTTGTAAAAAAGGCGGAATTTGCCGGCTCCAAACGTCAAAATATTGTTAATGTTACAGAGCAAGAAGTTAAAATTGAAACAGGGACCTCTTCGCCTATTGCCGGGCAACTGGCATTAACAGCTCTTAACATGGCTGTTGACGACATTAAACATAATCACATTAATGTTTTGGTGACGGCGCCAATTAATAAAAAAAACATACAATCTCCCGGATTTAATTTTAAGGGGCACACCGAATATCTGGCTGAAAAATTCAACTGTAGCGATTACCTTATGATGATGGTGGCTCGAAATCTTAGGGTTGGCTTTGTAACCGGTCATGTAGCCATCAATGAAATCTCTTCAGTTTTAGATGAAAATCTTATTCTGCGGAAACTGATAGTGATGAATAATTCTTTAATAAAGGATTTTGGGATCAATAAACCCAAAATTGCATTGCTCGGGCTTAATCCGCATTCGGGTGACGATGGCGTTATTGGGAAAGAAGAAGAACAGATTATTATTCCAGCCATTAAAAAAGCTCAGGCAGAAAATATCCTTTGTTTCGGGCCCTATCCTTCGGATAGTTTTTTCGGAACATTTAAATACCGCCAGTTTGATGGAGTATTATCCATGTACCACGACCAGGGTATGATAGCTTTTAAAATTATTGGTTTTGAAGAAGGTGTAAACTTCACGGCCGGGCTTCCCATAATTCGAACTTCACCGGCACACGGTACGGCTTATGAAATAGCCGGAAAAAACATTGCCAGCCCCGAATCGCTCAGAAACGCCATTTACCTTGCCTGTGATATATATAAACACCGCCTACATTTCGAAAAAATAAATGAAAATCTCCTGAAAATAGGTGCCTACAAACAAAATGAAGAAGAGCAGGGAAAAGACAACTAA
- a CDS encoding bifunctional UDP-N-acetylmuramoyl-tripeptide:D-alanyl-D-alanine ligase/alanine racemase — protein MPGYSIKEISTITKGRLISVSGKNDVINHLLIDSRKITVANTSLFFAIVTKKNNGHKYISELHNKGVRNFVVSEMPENIEKYEGSNFLDVKNTLDALQAIAIHHRKQFDIPVIGITGSNGKTIVKEWIFQLLSADKNIVRSPKSFNSQIGVPLSVWQMQPEHELAIIEAGISEPEEMKKLQNIIQPTIGIFTNIGSAHEKNFINNVQKTGEKLNLFTKTDVLIYCADSYEIQDRIIQSEILKQNKFFKWGCKNTADLVIKKQLKNSRNTTITGLFNSLEVSITIPFTDNASIENAIHCWALMLWLGYSNDIIASRMRLLTPVAMRLELKAGINNCSIINDSYSSDLNSLSIALDFMNQQNQHKNKTVILSDILQSALDDNELYGNVSKLLNLKGVTRIIGIGPSISDHDVLFSQKKSFYKSTDDFLNNVQLKAFNNETILIKGARVFEFEQISRLLQQKTHETVLEINLNALIQNLDYFKSKLKKGTKIMTMVKALSYGSGGFEIANVLQYHNIDYLAVAYADEGIELRKAGITRPIMVMNPEEESFDLINKYDLEPEIYSFRTLKLLIDSLNNAGKERTKQSIHIKIDTGMHRLGFAPGEINTLLSILKENDRITVKSVFTHLAVSENPEHDDFTLSQIKLLKEVCERLKKELPEPFLIHVLNSAGISRFKEAHLDMIRLGIGLYGISFYEEEQQNLQNVSTLKTIISQIKTINKGETVNYGRVWIADKKTTIAILPVGYADGLSRRLSDMGGYVYILGKKAMLIGSICMDMCTVDITDIDAKEGDTAFVFNDAISIKNLAKILHTIPYEILTSVSGRVKRVYYYE, from the coding sequence ATGCCAGGGTATTCCATAAAAGAAATTTCAACAATAACCAAAGGGCGTCTGATTTCGGTTTCGGGAAAAAATGATGTTATCAACCATTTGCTTATTGACAGTCGCAAAATAACAGTTGCAAATACTTCTCTGTTTTTCGCAATTGTAACGAAAAAAAACAACGGCCACAAGTATATTTCCGAACTTCATAACAAGGGAGTTAGAAACTTTGTTGTGTCTGAAATGCCTGAAAATATAGAAAAATATGAAGGCTCAAACTTTCTGGATGTAAAAAATACACTTGATGCCTTACAGGCAATTGCAATACATCATCGAAAACAATTTGATATTCCGGTGATTGGTATAACGGGAAGTAACGGAAAAACCATCGTTAAAGAATGGATTTTTCAATTATTATCTGCCGATAAAAATATTGTACGAAGCCCGAAAAGTTTTAATTCTCAGATTGGCGTACCACTTTCTGTTTGGCAAATGCAACCCGAGCATGAGCTAGCTATTATTGAAGCTGGAATTTCTGAACCGGAAGAGATGAAAAAACTTCAGAACATCATCCAGCCAACCATTGGTATTTTCACAAACATTGGCAGCGCCCATGAAAAGAACTTTATTAATAACGTGCAAAAAACAGGCGAAAAGCTTAATCTATTTACCAAAACTGATGTTTTAATTTATTGTGCCGACAGTTATGAAATTCAGGACCGCATCATTCAATCAGAAATATTAAAACAAAACAAGTTTTTTAAGTGGGGCTGCAAAAATACTGCTGACCTTGTTATAAAAAAACAATTAAAAAATTCCAGAAACACAACAATAACAGGTCTTTTTAACTCCCTGGAAGTTTCTATTACAATACCTTTTACGGACAATGCATCCATTGAAAATGCCATTCATTGCTGGGCGCTGATGCTTTGGTTAGGATATTCGAATGATATTATTGCTTCAAGAATGAGACTTCTGACCCCTGTTGCAATGCGCCTAGAGTTAAAAGCCGGGATAAACAATTGTTCAATCATTAACGACAGTTATAGCTCCGACCTTAATTCGCTGAGTATTGCTCTTGATTTTATGAACCAGCAAAATCAACACAAAAACAAAACAGTAATCCTTTCTGATATTTTACAAAGTGCACTTGACGATAATGAACTATATGGCAATGTTTCAAAGTTGTTAAATTTGAAAGGAGTAACTCGCATTATTGGCATCGGACCTTCTATTTCAGACCACGATGTTTTATTCTCACAGAAAAAATCTTTTTATAAATCAACAGATGATTTTTTAAATAATGTTCAGCTTAAAGCTTTTAATAACGAAACAATTCTTATTAAGGGAGCACGTGTTTTTGAATTTGAACAAATTAGCCGGCTTTTACAACAAAAAACACACGAAACGGTGTTGGAGATAAATCTGAATGCCCTGATTCAAAATCTTGATTATTTTAAAAGCAAGCTAAAAAAGGGGACAAAGATAATGACAATGGTCAAAGCTCTTTCTTATGGCAGCGGAGGTTTTGAAATCGCAAATGTGTTACAGTATCATAATATTGATTATCTGGCTGTTGCTTATGCCGACGAAGGTATAGAGCTTCGCAAAGCAGGAATTACAAGACCCATCATGGTAATGAACCCCGAAGAAGAAAGCTTTGATTTAATAAATAAATATGACCTGGAACCCGAAATTTATAGTTTTCGGACTCTTAAATTGCTTATTGATTCGCTTAACAATGCAGGCAAAGAAAGGACTAAACAGTCTATACACATAAAAATTGACACCGGAATGCACCGCCTTGGTTTTGCTCCCGGTGAAATCAATACACTACTTAGCATCTTAAAAGAAAACGACCGAATTACTGTTAAGTCTGTATTTACGCATCTGGCTGTTAGCGAAAACCCCGAACACGATGACTTTACATTATCTCAGATTAAACTGCTGAAAGAAGTATGTGAAAGACTAAAAAAAGAACTTCCTGAGCCCTTTTTAATTCATGTACTTAATTCTGCAGGAATTTCTCGGTTTAAAGAAGCTCATCTTGATATGATACGCCTCGGGATTGGTCTTTACGGAATTTCTTTCTATGAAGAAGAACAACAAAATCTTCAAAACGTAAGCACACTTAAAACTATCATTTCACAGATAAAAACCATCAACAAAGGCGAAACGGTTAATTATGGAAGGGTATGGATAGCTGATAAAAAAACTACTATTGCTATTTTACCCGTTGGCTATGCCGATGGCCTTAGCAGGAGATTGAGCGATATGGGCGGATATGTTTATATTCTTGGTAAAAAAGCCATGTTAATTGGAAGCATTTGTATGGATATGTGTACAGTTGATATTACCGATATTGATGCTAAAGAAGGAGACACTGCATTTGTCTTTAATGATGCAATTTCTATTAAAAACTTGGCAAAAATACTCCACACCATTCCTTATGAGATTTTAACTTCCGTATCGGGAAGAGTTAAAAGAGTGTATTATTACGAATGA
- the radA gene encoding DNA repair protein RadA, protein MAKIQTVFFCQNCGTQSSKWLGKCPSCNEWNTFVEEVISKKNISAKDTHSFRNVSQPKILDEIEVDNHQRIDSSNDELNRILGGGIVPGSLVLIGGEPGIGKSTLMLQVALNIKTQKVLYITGEESEQQIKMRSERINAKSNSCFILNETNTQSIFQHIENIKPNLVVVDSIQTLQTDIIDSSAGSISQIRECASEFQKYSKNTATPVFLVGHITKDGSIAGPKLLEHMVDTVLQFEGDRNYVYRILRSVKNRFGSTSEIGIFEMQSSGLREVTNPSEVLLSQHDEPLSGIAVASTIEGLRPLLIEVQSIVSSSTFGNPQRSSTGFDARRLNMLLAVLEKRCGFRLGAKDVFLNIAGGIRVDDPAIDLAVIASVLSSYEDIAVSLKTCFSAEVGLSGEIRSVNRIEQRISEAEKLGFEEIVISKYNTSSLNLKNYKIHIIPLRKIEELMKYLFG, encoded by the coding sequence ATGGCTAAAATCCAAACCGTATTTTTTTGTCAGAATTGTGGAACTCAGTCTTCAAAATGGCTTGGAAAATGTCCCTCATGCAACGAATGGAATACCTTTGTTGAGGAAGTAATATCAAAAAAAAACATTTCGGCTAAAGATACCCATTCTTTCAGGAATGTTTCACAACCCAAAATACTTGATGAGATAGAGGTTGACAATCACCAACGTATTGATTCTTCAAACGATGAGTTAAACAGAATTCTTGGCGGAGGAATTGTCCCTGGCTCATTGGTATTAATCGGAGGTGAGCCCGGAATAGGCAAATCCACACTTATGCTTCAGGTTGCTTTAAATATTAAAACCCAAAAGGTTCTTTATATCACTGGTGAAGAAAGTGAGCAACAAATAAAAATGAGGAGTGAAAGAATAAATGCAAAAAGCAACAGCTGTTTTATTCTTAATGAAACTAATACTCAGAGTATCTTTCAGCATATTGAAAATATAAAACCCAACCTTGTGGTTGTAGATTCTATACAAACATTACAAACCGATATTATTGATTCTTCAGCAGGGAGTATTTCACAAATCAGAGAATGTGCCTCGGAATTTCAGAAATATTCGAAAAATACTGCGACACCGGTTTTTTTGGTTGGGCATATTACCAAGGACGGAAGCATTGCCGGCCCCAAATTGCTTGAACATATGGTAGATACCGTATTGCAGTTTGAGGGAGACAGAAATTACGTGTATCGCATTTTACGTTCGGTAAAAAACCGTTTTGGTTCTACATCCGAAATAGGTATTTTTGAAATGCAAAGCTCTGGCTTACGTGAGGTTACAAACCCCTCGGAAGTTCTACTTTCACAGCATGATGAACCCCTGAGCGGAATTGCCGTTGCTTCAACTATCGAAGGGCTAAGACCTTTGCTTATTGAAGTACAATCTATTGTAAGCTCATCAACTTTTGGAAATCCACAGCGTTCTTCCACCGGTTTTGATGCGAGAAGGCTGAATATGCTTCTGGCGGTTTTGGAAAAAAGATGCGGGTTCCGGTTAGGGGCAAAAGATGTTTTTCTAAACATTGCCGGGGGTATCAGGGTTGATGACCCTGCCATTGACCTTGCTGTAATTGCCTCTGTCTTATCTTCTTATGAAGATATTGCTGTCAGCCTTAAAACCTGTTTCTCCGCTGAGGTTGGCCTTTCAGGCGAGATACGTTCTGTAAACAGAATTGAACAAAGAATCTCGGAAGCAGAAAAACTTGGTTTCGAGGAAATTGTAATTTCTAAATACAATACTTCTTCTTTGAATCTGAAAAATTATAAGATACATATTATACCTCTTCGTAAGATTGAAGAACTGATGAAATATCTTTTTGGTTAA
- the rfaE2 gene encoding D-glycero-beta-D-manno-heptose 1-phosphate adenylyltransferase — translation MVFTNGCFDILHLGHIDYLSKACDLGDILIVGLNSDNSVKKIKGNNRPINDVQSRSLLLASMSFVSAVVIFEEETPENLIKLIKPDVLVKGKDYSFDTIVGANHTIQNGGQVVTIELIEGYSTSNIINNIVKFYSKKDKF, via the coding sequence ATGGTTTTTACGAATGGCTGTTTTGATATTTTACATCTTGGCCATATTGATTATTTGTCTAAAGCTTGTGATTTAGGCGATATTTTAATTGTTGGACTTAACAGTGATAATTCTGTAAAAAAAATTAAAGGAAACAATCGTCCGATTAATGATGTACAATCCCGTTCATTATTACTGGCGTCAATGTCTTTTGTTTCTGCTGTGGTGATTTTTGAAGAAGAAACTCCGGAAAATCTTATTAAATTAATAAAACCAGATGTATTAGTAAAAGGAAAAGATTATTCCTTTGATACAATTGTGGGCGCAAATCATACGATTCAAAATGGAGGTCAAGTAGTTACAATTGAACTTATTGAAGGGTATTCAACAAGCAATATTATTAACAACATTGTGAAATTTTATTCAAAAAAAGACAAATTTTGA